Proteins from a genomic interval of Caldicellulosiruptor diazotrophicus:
- a CDS encoding FliO/MopB family protein gives MDLGFRVVFALIIICLLMYITYYVLRIMNKKMLGRKGEYIKIVDLLPLSQDSMLVLVEIVDKVILLGKTQKSITFLKEFSKDQLLNSGEQHQSFKEIIDNQISSSFDLKNKVLNLYTLIKDSEGKENDEKK, from the coding sequence ATGGATCTTGGATTTAGGGTAGTTTTTGCGCTGATAATTATATGTCTTCTAATGTACATTACCTATTATGTGCTTAGGATTATGAACAAAAAGATGCTTGGCAGGAAAGGGGAATACATTAAGATAGTTGACCTACTTCCCCTTTCTCAAGATAGTATGCTTGTGCTTGTTGAGATTGTTGACAAGGTAATTTTGCTTGGAAAAACACAAAAAAGCATAACATTTTTGAAGGAGTTTAGCAAAGACCAACTGCTCAATTCAGGTGAGCAACATCAAAGTTTTAAGGAAATAATTGATAACCAGATTAGTTCTTCTTTTGACCTGAAGAACAAGGTACTCAACCTTTACACCCTAATAAAAGACAGTGAAGGTAAAGAAAATGATGAAAAAAAATAA
- the fliP gene encoding flagellar type III secretion system pore protein FliP (The bacterial flagellar biogenesis protein FliP forms a type III secretion system (T3SS)-type pore required for flagellar assembly.), which produces MMKKNKSLYIISTLLSILITICVKKEIALATASLNINLGNPQNPNDVSSALQLIIFLTILTLAPSILIMMTSFTRILIVLGFIRNALGTQQMPPNQILIGLALFLTFFVMAPVTDKIYTQAYLPYINGRITSQEALKKAEEPLKEFMLKNTRKKDLDLFVKLSNVNPNTNVKDLPLRVVVPAFIISELKSAFEMGFLIYVPFLIIDMVVASILMSMGMLMIPPVMISLPFKILLFILVDGWNLVVESLVRSFK; this is translated from the coding sequence ATGATGAAAAAAAATAAATCTCTTTATATTATATCGACACTACTTTCAATTTTGATAACCATATGCGTAAAAAAAGAAATAGCACTTGCAACAGCAAGCCTTAATATAAATCTTGGCAATCCCCAAAATCCAAATGATGTATCGTCTGCCCTGCAACTTATAATATTTCTGACTATCCTAACTTTAGCACCGTCTATTTTAATAATGATGACATCATTTACGCGCATACTTATAGTTCTTGGATTTATTCGAAATGCACTCGGTACCCAGCAGATGCCGCCAAATCAGATTTTGATTGGGCTTGCACTGTTTTTGACTTTTTTTGTGATGGCACCTGTGACAGATAAAATTTATACTCAGGCTTATCTGCCATACATAAACGGAAGAATAACGTCCCAGGAAGCTCTGAAAAAGGCAGAGGAGCCTTTAAAAGAGTTTATGTTAAAAAATACACGTAAAAAAGATCTTGACCTTTTTGTAAAGCTTAGCAATGTAAATCCAAATACAAATGTAAAAGACCTTCCACTAAGAGTTGTTGTTCCTGCTTTCATAATAAGCGAGCTCAAAAGTGCTTTTGAGATGGGGTTTTTGATATATGTGCCATTTTTAATAATCGATATGGTTGTTGCAAGTATACTTATGTCAATGGGAATGCTTATGATTCCACCTGTTATGATATCACTGCCTTTCAAAATTTTGTTGTTTATTTTGGTTGATGGTTGGAATTTGGTTGTAGAGTCGCTTGTGCGAAGTTTTAAATAA
- the fliQ gene encoding flagellar biosynthesis protein FliQ: MDTTLVLEIARQAILTAFYVAGPILLVSMVVGIIISILQATTQINEQTLTFVPKLIAIALSLLIFGQWMLAKVIEFTRYLWTNINQFIK; encoded by the coding sequence ATGGATACAACCCTTGTGCTTGAGATTGCAAGACAGGCAATTTTAACAGCATTTTATGTTGCGGGGCCTATTTTGCTTGTATCAATGGTAGTGGGCATAATTATATCTATTTTGCAGGCAACTACTCAGATAAACGAGCAGACACTTACATTTGTGCCCAAATTGATAGCTATTGCACTATCTCTATTGATTTTCGGACAGTGGATGCTTGCCAAAGTGATAGAATTTACAAGATATTTGTGGACAAATATTAACCAATTTATAAAGTAA
- the fliR gene encoding flagellar biosynthetic protein FliR, producing MTDIINAFLNGSYIFFLVLARMSGLFIASPIFGRRNIPAYFKIGFAFFLSLLVVSTYSFSYNVPSNLLVYIFVVIKEFIVGLLIGYISYMIFSAILLAGQIIDNAIGFGMANVIDPMNEIQVPLLGNFLYLYMLVVFFGTDAHHLLIRALIYSYKLVPIGYEGFKREFTWSFFRFFSELFLIGVEISLPILMSMLIVDIILAVLSRAVPQMNVFMVGLPIKIAIGFLVLVIVLPFMNKMIFVLIDKIAVYTFETLRGSIR from the coding sequence ATGACAGATATTATTAACGCTTTTTTAAACGGTTCATATATATTTTTTCTTGTACTTGCAAGAATGAGCGGTCTTTTTATAGCCTCACCAATATTTGGCAGAAGAAATATACCTGCGTATTTTAAGATTGGTTTTGCATTTTTCTTGAGTTTACTTGTTGTCTCAACTTACAGCTTTTCCTACAATGTACCTTCCAATTTGTTGGTGTATATCTTTGTAGTGATTAAGGAATTTATTGTTGGACTTTTAATAGGCTATATATCATATATGATATTTTCAGCTATACTTTTGGCAGGTCAAATTATTGACAATGCAATAGGTTTTGGTATGGCAAACGTCATTGATCCTATGAATGAGATTCAGGTACCTCTTTTAGGGAACTTTTTATATCTTTATATGCTTGTTGTTTTTTTTGGAACAGATGCTCATCATCTGCTTATAAGAGCTTTAATATATAGCTACAAGCTTGTACCTATCGGATATGAAGGTTTTAAAAGAGAATTTACTTGGAGTTTTTTTAGGTTTTTTTCAGAGCTTTTTTTAATAGGAGTTGAGATAAGCCTGCCAATTTTAATGAGTATGCTCATTGTAGATATAATTTTAGCTGTACTGTCACGAGCAGTTCCACAGATGAATGTGTTCATGGTAGGACTTCCTATAAAGATTGCAATTGGTTTTTTGGTGCTTGTTATAGTTCTTCCTTTCATGAACAAGATGATATTTGTGTTAATTGACAAAATAGCTGTATATACTTTTGAAACATTGAGAGGGAGCATCAGGTGA
- the flhB gene encoding flagellar biosynthesis protein FlhB, translated as MKLKFDIQLFSEASTKTEKATPRKRQEARKRGMVAKSREVTSAFALLISILFLKFGYSSITKPLQQGSKYFFSNLNYSLEDISDATNLLSVIITTSLKIILPFCVTIMFVAAIVEWAQSSFLITGQSLKMSFQKINPIEGFKRIFSINSVVELIKSVLKVLIIGYTGYSYTQTFAKKLLEMYEMNILTIVKFSFDSVINLILWMAVMFFGIAVIDFIFQRQQYEKKLMMTKEEIKEEFKQTEGNPQIKSKIRERQRRISLQRMFQQLPKADVVITNPTHYAVALLYEPEKFDAPRVIAKGKDYIAQKIKQEAIKYGIEIIENKELARDLYNMCEIGDFIPPDLYHAVAEVLAYVYSLKNYQKVNIR; from the coding sequence GTGAAATTAAAATTTGATATCCAGTTATTTTCTGAAGCAAGTACTAAAACTGAAAAAGCAACACCTCGAAAACGCCAAGAAGCAAGAAAGCGTGGAATGGTAGCAAAAAGCAGAGAAGTTACCTCTGCTTTTGCTTTATTGATAAGTATTCTTTTTCTAAAATTTGGTTATTCTTCAATAACTAAGCCATTGCAACAAGGGAGTAAATATTTTTTTAGTAATTTGAATTATAGTTTAGAAGATATAAGCGATGCAACCAATCTTTTAAGTGTTATTATTACAACTTCTTTGAAAATAATTCTTCCATTTTGCGTTACAATTATGTTTGTAGCAGCAATTGTAGAATGGGCACAAAGTAGTTTTCTTATTACAGGACAGTCGCTTAAAATGAGTTTTCAAAAGATTAATCCCATTGAAGGATTTAAGAGAATATTTTCAATTAATTCGGTGGTTGAACTTATCAAGTCTGTACTAAAAGTTCTGATTATAGGATACACGGGATACAGTTATACGCAAACATTTGCTAAAAAGCTTTTGGAAATGTATGAAATGAATATACTTACAATTGTCAAGTTTTCCTTTGACTCTGTTATTAATTTAATTTTATGGATGGCAGTAATGTTTTTTGGAATAGCAGTGATAGATTTCATTTTTCAGCGCCAGCAGTATGAAAAAAAGCTAATGATGACAAAGGAAGAAATAAAAGAAGAGTTCAAACAAACAGAAGGCAATCCACAGATAAAGTCCAAGATAAGAGAAAGACAGAGAAGAATTTCTCTTCAAAGAATGTTTCAGCAACTTCCCAAGGCAGACGTTGTTATAACCAATCCAACACATTATGCGGTTGCTCTTTTGTATGAACCTGAAAAGTTTGATGCACCAAGAGTGATTGCAAAGGGTAAAGATTACATAGCCCAAAAGATAAAACAGGAGGCAATAAAATACGGTATTGAAATTATTGAAAATAAAGAGCTTGCAAGGGATCTTTACAATATGTGTGAGATTGGCGATTTCATTCCGCCGGACCTTTACCATGCAGTTGCAGAAGTTTTAGCATATGTATATAGTCTTAAAAATTATCAGAAGGTGAATATAAGATGA
- the flhA gene encoding flagellar biosynthesis protein FlhA: MNFKGATFSVFAIVIVLSMILPIPPNLLDVLIAINLSVALVIFLNSINIKEALDFSVFPSLLLFTTLLRLALNISTTRQILTGQGENVRIVYTFGNFVIGSNIVVGVIIFFIIIIIQFIVITRGAERVSEVAARFTLDAMPGKQMAVDADLNAGIITEQEARERRKKIQKEADFYGAMDGASKFVKGDAIAAILITFINALGGLIIGVAMRGEDVTEAIQKYLLLSVGDGIAAQIPALLISTATGIVVTKAADESKLSESLIKQLFEFHPRVLYTVGGILAVLALIPTMPKLSLFFLSGAMFTMGFRMNSSLKKIESIEEKQVEQKEVEELKKPENVVNLLYVDPIEVEFGYGIIPLADKDQGGDLLERVVMIRRQLALELGIIVPTIRLRDNMALKPYEYRINIKGVEVAKAELMSDSLLAINPGFVTEQIEGIPTKEPAFGLDAIWISSSMKERAEMAGYTVVDLPSVIATHLTEIIRRHAHELLTRQDVQKLIDNVKEINPVVVDELIPKLMTVGEVQKVLANLLKERISIRDMVTILETLADWAHTTKDTDVLTEYVRQAMARYITKKYVSGNVLEAITLSPDVEEIIMNSIQKTEQGSFLNIPPDYVQKLINNLSNILEKLVSMSAQPIVICSPIVRIYFRRLIENIFPDVVVLSYNEILPSVQIRTVGMVEV; encoded by the coding sequence ATGAATTTTAAAGGTGCAACTTTTTCTGTATTTGCAATAGTAATAGTATTATCGATGATACTTCCCATACCACCTAACCTGCTTGACGTTTTAATTGCTATCAACCTTTCAGTTGCACTTGTTATATTCTTAAACAGCATAAACATAAAAGAAGCTTTAGATTTTTCAGTGTTTCCATCACTTCTTCTGTTTACAACATTGCTCAGGCTTGCTTTAAATATCTCCACTACAAGACAGATATTAACTGGGCAAGGTGAAAATGTTAGGATAGTGTATACTTTTGGGAATTTTGTAATAGGCAGCAACATTGTTGTTGGTGTTATAATATTCTTTATTATAATCATCATCCAGTTTATAGTAATAACCAGAGGTGCTGAGAGGGTATCAGAAGTTGCTGCCAGATTTACGCTTGACGCGATGCCGGGCAAACAAATGGCTGTGGATGCTGACCTTAATGCGGGAATAATAACTGAACAGGAAGCACGTGAGAGGAGAAAAAAGATTCAAAAAGAGGCAGACTTTTATGGTGCAATGGATGGTGCGAGCAAGTTTGTCAAAGGTGATGCTATTGCGGCTATCTTGATTACGTTTATCAATGCACTTGGTGGACTGATAATTGGTGTTGCTATGAGAGGAGAAGATGTTACCGAGGCTATACAAAAGTATCTTCTTTTATCTGTGGGAGATGGTATTGCAGCTCAAATACCCGCACTTCTTATTTCAACTGCTACAGGAATTGTTGTGACAAAAGCAGCAGATGAGAGCAAGCTTTCGGAAAGTCTTATAAAACAATTGTTTGAATTTCATCCAAGAGTCCTCTATACTGTGGGAGGTATTTTAGCAGTACTCGCTTTAATTCCCACAATGCCAAAACTTTCGCTATTTTTCTTATCTGGGGCTATGTTTACAATGGGGTTTAGGATGAATAGTAGTCTAAAAAAGATAGAGAGTATTGAAGAAAAACAGGTTGAACAGAAAGAGGTTGAAGAACTAAAGAAACCTGAAAATGTTGTAAATCTTTTGTATGTCGATCCTATTGAAGTTGAGTTTGGGTATGGAATAATTCCGCTTGCTGACAAAGACCAGGGCGGGGACCTTTTAGAAAGGGTTGTTATGATAAGAAGGCAGCTTGCGCTTGAACTTGGAATTATTGTTCCTACAATCAGGCTCAGAGACAACATGGCACTCAAGCCTTATGAGTACAGAATAAACATAAAAGGTGTTGAGGTAGCTAAAGCAGAGCTTATGAGCGACAGCCTTCTTGCTATTAATCCTGGTTTTGTCACAGAACAGATAGAAGGTATACCAACAAAGGAGCCTGCGTTTGGGCTTGATGCAATCTGGATTTCATCTTCAATGAAAGAAAGAGCAGAAATGGCAGGGTATACTGTAGTTGACCTTCCGTCAGTCATAGCAACTCACCTTACAGAAATAATAAGACGCCATGCTCATGAGCTTTTGACACGACAGGATGTACAGAAGTTGATTGACAATGTGAAGGAAATAAATCCTGTTGTAGTGGACGAACTCATTCCAAAACTTATGACAGTTGGAGAAGTTCAAAAGGTTTTGGCAAACCTGTTGAAAGAACGGATTTCAATAAGGGATATGGTTACGATATTAGAGACGCTTGCTGACTGGGCACATACAACAAAAGACACAGATGTTTTAACAGAATATGTACGTCAGGCAATGGCAAGGTATATCACTAAAAAGTATGTATCTGGTAATGTACTCGAAGCAATTACTCTTTCCCCTGATGTTGAAGAGATAATAATGAATTCTATTCAGAAAACTGAACAGGGAAGTTTTTTAAACATTCCGCCTGATTATGTTCAAAAACTTATAAACAATCTCAGCAATATTTTAGAAAAGTTAGTAAGCATGTCGGCACAACCAATTGTTATTTGTTCGCCGATAGTTAGGATATATTTCAGGAGGCTTATAGAGAATATCTTTCCTGATGTTGTAGTACTTTCATATAATGAAATTTTACCAAGTGTGCAAATTAGAACAGTTGGGATGGTGGAAGTTTAA
- the flhF gene encoding flagellar biosynthesis protein FlhF: MRIKRYLAHDMQEALMRIKADLGKDAVILSTKKVKQKGLFGFFKKPLIEVTAACEDEKITKKEEDSIKQESLALSLQITQIKELERKIDSLEKALKEVIKKEQEEGITQTKELSKKNFIDIMRENLIKNGVENEIIDVLLSNLSGEASINSVVNNIYKEIKNMLGAAAPLSFNSKIPKIMFFVGPTGVGKTTTIAKIAAKLMFEDGKKVGFITADTYRIAAVEQLKTYAEIMNIKTKVWYEVDEYDRIIENFSDSDVVLVDTAGRSHKNHEHMNELKAFVAKANPDEVFLLLSATTQPAVFKEVVNTYSFLNDYKVIITKVDEVSTYGNILNIRYFTQKPIAYITTGQNVPDDIEQFNPEQFAKLIIGSKVL, translated from the coding sequence ATGAGAATCAAGAGGTATTTGGCACATGATATGCAGGAAGCATTAATGAGAATAAAAGCAGATTTAGGTAAGGATGCTGTTATACTTTCAACTAAAAAGGTGAAACAAAAAGGTTTATTTGGTTTTTTCAAAAAGCCACTAATAGAAGTTACAGCTGCGTGTGAGGATGAGAAAATAACAAAGAAAGAAGAAGATTCTATAAAACAGGAAAGCTTAGCTTTGAGCCTTCAGATAACCCAGATAAAAGAACTTGAAAGAAAGATTGACTCTCTCGAAAAAGCTTTAAAAGAGGTTATAAAGAAAGAGCAAGAAGAAGGTATTACTCAAACAAAAGAACTTAGTAAGAAAAATTTTATTGATATTATGAGAGAAAATTTAATAAAAAATGGCGTTGAAAATGAAATTATAGATGTGCTGTTGTCAAACCTAAGCGGAGAAGCTTCTATAAACAGTGTTGTAAACAATATATACAAGGAAATAAAGAATATGTTAGGAGCAGCAGCACCGCTCTCGTTTAATTCTAAAATTCCTAAAATTATGTTTTTTGTAGGACCAACAGGTGTTGGCAAGACAACCACAATTGCCAAGATTGCTGCTAAGCTTATGTTTGAGGATGGGAAAAAGGTAGGATTTATTACAGCGGATACATACAGAATAGCTGCAGTTGAACAGCTTAAAACTTATGCCGAGATTATGAATATCAAAACGAAGGTGTGGTATGAGGTTGATGAGTATGATAGGATAATTGAAAATTTTTCTGACTCAGATGTAGTTCTTGTTGACACTGCAGGAAGAAGTCACAAGAATCATGAACATATGAATGAACTAAAAGCGTTTGTTGCCAAGGCAAACCCAGATGAAGTGTTTTTACTTCTAAGTGCAACAACCCAACCTGCGGTGTTCAAAGAGGTGGTGAATACTTATTCATTTTTAAATGATTATAAAGTTATCATAACCAAGGTAGATGAAGTATCAACTTATGGGAATATATTAAATATCCGATACTTTACACAAAAGCCAATTGCGTATATAACGACTGGTCAAAATGTACCTGATGATATTGAACAGTTTAACCCTGAACAATTTGCAAAACTTATCATAGGGAGTAAGGTTTTATGA
- a CDS encoding MinD/ParA family protein produces the protein MRDQAQGLRNLVRKVEISANISAYQGTQSKVVTITSGKGGVGKTNLTVNMAIALKKMGKRVLIIDADLGLSNVEVLLGTSPKYNVKDVLEGKKDIFSIVEEGPLGINFISGGSGIVDLANLDEERLLRLIECAQLINKSFDVVLIDTGAGISRNVMEFVMISDEVIVITTPEPTSITDAYAIIKAIIARDFNHKINLLVNRVNGVKEAEEIFFRLNSVIKRFLQREVEYIGYIEENSIVSKSVIKQVPFMISYEKSNISRQVENVARKILMSSESIDEKNRGGFSRFIESIIKRLREQ, from the coding sequence ATGAGAGACCAGGCACAAGGACTAAGAAATCTTGTCAGAAAAGTTGAAATTAGTGCAAATATTTCTGCCTATCAGGGTACACAATCAAAGGTTGTGACTATTACAAGTGGTAAAGGCGGTGTTGGCAAGACAAATCTTACTGTTAACATGGCAATTGCTTTGAAAAAGATGGGTAAAAGAGTACTTATAATTGATGCTGACTTGGGACTTTCAAATGTTGAAGTTTTGCTTGGAACGTCGCCAAAATACAATGTAAAAGATGTTTTGGAGGGTAAAAAAGATATTTTTTCAATTGTTGAAGAGGGGCCGCTGGGTATCAACTTTATATCAGGCGGTTCGGGGATAGTTGATCTTGCAAATTTAGATGAGGAAAGGTTATTGAGGTTAATTGAATGTGCCCAGTTGATAAATAAATCCTTTGACGTAGTTCTTATAGATACAGGTGCAGGGATTTCACGAAATGTTATGGAGTTTGTTATGATATCAGATGAAGTAATAGTAATTACAACTCCAGAACCTACCTCTATCACAGATGCTTATGCTATAATAAAGGCAATTATAGCAAGAGATTTTAATCATAAAATAAACCTTTTAGTAAACCGGGTAAATGGGGTAAAGGAAGCAGAAGAGATTTTTTTCAGGCTAAATAGTGTGATTAAAAGGTTTTTGCAAAGAGAAGTAGAATATATAGGGTATATAGAAGAAAATAGTATTGTTTCAAAATCAGTTATCAAACAGGTACCATTTATGATATCATATGAAAAGAGCAACATTTCACGACAGGTTGAAAATGTGGCAAGAAAGATTTTAATGTCATCTGAAAGTATTGATGAAAAAAACAGGGGTGGTTTTTCACGGTTTATTGAATCAATTATCAAAAGACTTCGTGAACAATAA
- a CDS encoding flagellar brake protein, with product MQKIFKVGDKIEIVRIDRRTWEEKDVQYISKIADIKDDCFYILTPIKEGVYVTFYIDEILRVYKVSSDGVWMFDGVVEERFKEPEYMVKVKQISDVRKIQRRMFFRLPVNLDIFVKLLSHDQISKENKQEDWAEEEFSEGKIVKALTKDISGGGVCFIAQEEFEIGDIILTKIPIEQEELILKAQILRKERVQHPMYRFMYGCKFIEARQNEIDKIVRFIFAQQQKMRQKGLL from the coding sequence ATGCAAAAGATTTTCAAAGTAGGTGATAAGATTGAAATTGTCAGAATAGATAGACGCACATGGGAAGAAAAGGATGTGCAGTATATTTCCAAAATTGCCGATATAAAAGATGACTGTTTTTATATTTTAACACCCATAAAAGAAGGAGTTTATGTGACATTTTACATTGATGAAATTTTGAGGGTGTATAAAGTTTCAAGCGATGGTGTTTGGATGTTTGACGGCGTTGTTGAGGAGAGGTTTAAAGAACCAGAATACATGGTAAAAGTCAAACAGATATCAGATGTTAGAAAAATCCAGAGAAGAATGTTTTTCAGACTTCCAGTAAATTTGGATATATTTGTTAAACTTTTAAGTCATGATCAAATATCAAAGGAAAATAAACAAGAAGATTGGGCAGAAGAAGAGTTTTCAGAAGGAAAGATTGTAAAAGCACTTACAAAGGATATTAGCGGTGGAGGTGTATGTTTTATAGCTCAAGAAGAATTTGAAATAGGTGATATTATTTTAACCAAGATACCAATTGAACAAGAAGAACTTATCTTGAAAGCACAGATTCTTAGAAAAGAAAGGGTGCAACACCCGATGTACAGATTTATGTATGGTTGTAAATTTATTGAGGCAAGACAAAATGAAATAGACAAAATAGTCAGGTTTATTTTTGCTCAGCAACAGAAGATGAGACAAAAAGGGCTGTTATGA
- a CDS encoding chemotaxis protein CheA, with protein sequence MDMSQYLGMFIEEARDHIQSLNDNMLKLEENPEDLQLINEIFRSAHTLKGMAGTMGFTNMQKLTHAMENVLAAARDGKLKVNSNIMDILFKTVDALEAYLDVIVATGTEGKEANLHLVNALNAILGKPAESVTVSSTSKPIKKYEYDEFVVRAIERAWSQGFNVYKFDVELDQNCLLKSARAYLVFRAVEEFGEIIHSKPSVQDIEDEKFDFEFSITVISKQPIEKIRERILSISEIREVKGLEIKSGEVSSAEEKEEIEEVQQETPVQETVKVVRQQKQETVQKTSKTVRVDIERLDVLMNLVSELIIIKSRIEGLAKKYNDRQYEESIEYLERITTSLHDAVMKVRMVPVERVFSRFPRMMRDLARELGKEFELVMSGEDTEVDRTIVDELGDPLIHLLRNAADHGIEDPDERVKTGKSRSGVIKLSAYHDGNNVVIEVEDDGKGIDLEKVKQKAIEKGLLKEDQIELSDQEIIDFLFMPSFSTKDKVTNLSGRGVGLDVVKTKIEQLGGMVEVKTQKGKGTKFIIRLPLTLAIIQALLVTVHDEIYAIPVASIREIVDVAKEDIKIVQKGKEIIMLRNQVIPIKHLHSIVGLEPVLDKKKFTVVIVRRGEKLTGIIVDRLLGQQDIVIKSLGKYLEGIRLISGATILGDGSVAMILDPNMLTV encoded by the coding sequence ATGGATATGTCTCAGTATCTTGGAATGTTCATAGAAGAAGCGAGAGATCACATTCAAAGCCTTAACGACAATATGCTAAAACTTGAAGAAAACCCTGAGGATTTGCAGCTTATAAATGAGATTTTCAGATCAGCCCATACTTTAAAGGGTATGGCTGGAACAATGGGTTTTACCAACATGCAAAAACTTACACATGCAATGGAAAATGTTCTTGCTGCTGCACGCGATGGCAAGTTAAAAGTAAATTCTAATATTATGGATATTCTTTTTAAAACAGTTGATGCGCTTGAAGCATACTTAGATGTTATAGTTGCAACAGGCACAGAAGGAAAAGAAGCAAATTTGCATCTTGTCAACGCTTTGAATGCTATTTTAGGGAAACCTGCCGAAAGCGTAACAGTTTCTTCCACCTCAAAGCCAATTAAAAAATATGAGTATGACGAATTTGTTGTAAGAGCAATAGAACGTGCGTGGAGTCAAGGGTTTAACGTTTACAAATTTGATGTTGAGCTTGACCAGAACTGTCTTTTAAAATCTGCTCGTGCATACCTTGTTTTCAGGGCAGTTGAGGAATTTGGTGAGATTATTCATTCAAAACCCTCTGTTCAGGATATTGAGGATGAAAAGTTTGATTTTGAGTTTTCTATTACTGTTATAAGCAAACAACCGATTGAAAAAATAAGAGAAAGAATTCTATCAATTTCAGAGATAAGAGAAGTAAAAGGGCTTGAGATAAAGTCTGGCGAGGTTAGCAGTGCAGAAGAAAAAGAAGAAATTGAAGAGGTGCAACAAGAGACTCCTGTCCAAGAAACTGTAAAGGTTGTACGGCAACAAAAACAAGAAACTGTGCAGAAAACAAGCAAAACAGTTAGAGTTGATATTGAAAGATTGGATGTTCTAATGAACTTGGTAAGCGAGCTTATTATAATCAAAAGCCGTATAGAAGGACTTGCCAAAAAATATAATGATAGGCAGTACGAAGAATCTATTGAGTACTTGGAGAGAATAACAACAAGTTTGCATGACGCTGTTATGAAGGTACGAATGGTACCAGTAGAGAGGGTATTTTCACGTTTTCCCAGGATGATGAGGGATTTGGCAAGAGAACTTGGAAAGGAATTTGAACTTGTAATGTCTGGTGAAGATACAGAGGTTGATAGGACTATTGTGGATGAACTTGGTGACCCGCTCATTCATCTTCTGAGAAATGCTGCTGACCATGGGATAGAGGACCCTGATGAAAGGGTCAAAACTGGTAAATCAAGGAGCGGAGTTATTAAACTTTCGGCTTATCATGATGGAAACAATGTTGTTATTGAAGTAGAGGATGATGGTAAAGGAATTGATTTGGAAAAGGTAAAGCAAAAAGCGATAGAAAAGGGACTTTTGAAAGAAGACCAGATAGAATTGTCAGACCAGGAAATAATAGATTTTTTGTTCATGCCGAGCTTTTCAACAAAAGACAAGGTTACAAATCTTTCTGGACGTGGGGTTGGACTTGATGTTGTAAAGACCAAAATTGAACAGCTTGGTGGAATGGTTGAGGTAAAGACACAGAAAGGAAAAGGAACAAAGTTTATTATAAGACTTCCGTTGACTCTTGCTATCATTCAGGCATTGCTTGTTACTGTACATGATGAGATATATGCAATTCCTGTTGCATCAATCAGAGAGATTGTGGATGTTGCAAAAGAGGATATAAAGATTGTTCAAAAGGGAAAAGAGATAATCATGCTGAGAAATCAGGTGATTCCAATAAAGCATTTACATTCCATTGTGGGGTTAGAGCCAGTTCTTGACAAGAAGAAATTTACTGTTGTAATAGTAAGACGTGGTGAAAAGCTGACAGGAATCATTGTTGACAGGCTTTTAGGGCAGCAGGATATTGTTATAAAATCTCTTGGAAAGTATTTAGAGGGAATTAGGCTCATATCTGGTGCAACAATACTTGGCGATGGGTCTGTTGCTATGATACTTGATCCGAACATGTTAACAGTGTAA
- a CDS encoding chemotaxis protein CheW, translated as MEQYLVFRLANEHYGLSVNNIENIEKIMPITRVPHTKEYVKGVINLRGEIVPVIDLREKIDVEKEAFSEETRILIVNWKGEFKVGLIIDEVLDVVYLTKEDFDQATRDRNEFKFSIAKYNGLLINIINLEDVLFEKAEEV; from the coding sequence ATGGAACAATATTTAGTTTTCAGGCTTGCAAATGAACATTATGGGTTGAGTGTGAACAATATAGAAAACATAGAAAAGATTATGCCGATAACTAGAGTACCTCATACAAAGGAGTATGTGAAAGGAGTTATAAATCTTCGTGGTGAGATTGTACCAGTTATAGACCTTCGTGAAAAGATTGATGTTGAGAAAGAGGCGTTTAGTGAGGAGACAAGAATTTTGATTGTTAACTGGAAAGGCGAGTTCAAAGTAGGACTTATAATTGACGAGGTTTTAGATGTGGTATATCTTACCAAAGAAGATTTTGATCAGGCAACAAGAGACAGGAACGAGTTTAAGTTTTCTATTGCAAAGTATAACGGCTTGCTCATAAACATCATCAACCTTGAAGATGTGCTTTTTGAAAAAGCCGAGGAGGTTTAA